In one Mustela lutreola isolate mMusLut2 chromosome 8, mMusLut2.pri, whole genome shotgun sequence genomic region, the following are encoded:
- the LOC131837907 gene encoding olfactory receptor 9K2-like, with protein sequence MGDRGTSNHTEVTDFILVGFRVRPELHILLFLLFLLVYAMILLGNVGMMTIIMTDPRLNTPMYFFLGNLSFIDLFYSSVIAPKAMINFWSENKSISFAGCVTQLFLFALFIVAEAFLLAVMAYDRFIAICNPLLYSVQMSTRLCIQLVAGSYFCGCISSILLTSVTFTLSFCASRAIDHFYCDYRPLQRISCSDLYLHKIVSFFLCSIIILPTIIVIIVSYMYIVSTVLKMRFSEGRKKAFSTCSSHLGVVSVLYGAIVFMYVIPDRFPELSKVASLCYTLVTPMLNPLIYSLRNKDVKEALRKILEKKIFLFNSILTII encoded by the coding sequence ATGGGTGACAGGGGAACAAGCAATCACACAGAAGTGACTGACTTCATTCTTGTAGGCTTCAGGGTCCGCCCAGAACTCCACATTCTCCTtttcctgctctttctgcttgtgtATGCCATGATCCTTCTAGGGAATGTGGGGATGATGACCATTATTATGACTGATCCCCGGCTGAACACACCAATGTATTTCTTCCTAGGCAACCTCTCCttcattgatctcttctattCTTCTGTTATTGCACCCAAAGCTATGATCAACTTCTGGTCTGAGAACAAGTCCATCTCctttgctggctgtgtgacccagCTCTTCCTCTTTGCCTTGTTCATTGTGGCTGAGGCATTTCTCCTGGCAGTCATGGCTTATGACCGCTTCATTGCCATCTGCAACCCACTCCTCTACTCTGTCCAGATGTCAACTCGTCTCTGCATTCAGTTGGTGGCTGGTTCCTATTTTTGTGGCTGCATCAGCTCGATTCTTTTGACCAGTGTGACATTCACTTTGTCCTTTTGTGCTTCCCGAGCTATCGACCACTTCTACTGTGATTACCGTCCACTTCAAAGGATTTCTTGTTCTGATCTCTACCTTCATAAGatagtttcctttttcttatgcAGCATTATTATTTTGCCTACCATAATTGTCATTATTGTGTCCTATATGTATATTGTGTCCACGGTTCTAAAGATGCGCTTCTCTGAGGGACGTAAGAAAGCCTTCTCCACTTGCAGCTCTCACCTAGGAGTCGTGAGTGTACTGTACGGTGCCATCGTTTTTATGTATGTCATCCCTGACAGATTTCCTGAGCTGAGTAAAGTGGCTTCCTTATGTTACACCTTAGTCACTCCCATGTTGAATCCTTTGATTTACTCCCTGAGAAACAAAGATGTCAAAGAAGCTCTGAGAAAgattctagagaaaaaaatatttttatttaactctaTCTTAACAATAATATAA
- the LOC131837908 gene encoding olfactory receptor 9K2-like has product MGDKGGDNHSEVTDFILVGIRVRPELHSLLFLLFLIVYGMVLLGNLSMIGIIVTDPRLNTPMYFFLGNLSIIDLSYSTVIVPKAMVNILSQKKTISFAGCVAQLFLYALFMVTEAFVLAAMAYDRFIAICNPLLYTVRMSRSLCMQLVAGSYLCGWVSSILQISVTFSMSFCASRVIDHFYCDSNPIEKISCSNIFMNKMVSFSLAVLIILPTIVVIVVSYMYIVSAVLKIRSSEGRKKAFSTCSSHLGVVSLLYGTVSFVYLTPPSNPELRKVASVCYILFTPMLNPLIYSLRNKDVKDAMKKVLWKKKVVL; this is encoded by the coding sequence ATGGGTGACAAGGGCGGAGACAACCATTCAGAAGTGACTGACTTCATTCTTGTAGGCATCAGGGTTCGTCCAGAGCTCCACAGTCTCCTCTTTCTACTATTCCTGATTGTTTATGGGATGGTTCTTTTGGGGAACCTTAGCATGATTGGCATCATTGTGACTGATCCCCGGCTGAACACACCAATGTATTTCTTCCTAGGCAATCTCTCCATCATTGACCTCTCCTACTCCACTGTGATTGTACCCAAAGCCATGGTCAACATCCTGTCTCAGAAAAAGACCATATCTTTTGCAGGTTGTGTGGCTCAGCTATTTCTTTATGCACTCTTCATGGTCACAGAGGCTTTTGTCCTGGCAGCCATGGCCTATGATCGCTTCATTGCCATCTGCAACCCACTCCTCTATACTGTCCGCATGTCAAGAAGCCTCTGTATGCAGTTGGTGGCTGGTTCCTATCTCTGTGGCTGGGTCAGTTCCATCCTTCAAATCAGTGTAACCTTCTCAATGTCTTTCTGTGCTTCCCGAGTCATTGATCACTTCTACTGTGATTCCAACCCAATTGAGAAGATCTCCTGTTCCAATATCTTTATGAATAAGATGGTGTCATTTAGTCTGGCTGTGCTCATTATTTTGCCCACAATAGTTGTTATTGTGGTATCTTACATGTATATTGTGTCTGCAGTCTTAAAAATCCGCTCCagtgaagggaggaagaaagcctTCTCCACTTGCAGCTCCCACCTGGGGGTTGTAAGTTTGCTCTATGGGACTGTCTCCTTTGTCTACCTCACACCTCCAAGTAACCCTGAACTTCGTAAAGTGGCTTCTGTATGTTATATTTTGTTCACACCTATGCTGAACCCTTTAATCTACTCTCTAAGAAATAAGGATGTTAAAGATGCCATGAAAAAAGTCCTATGGAAGAAAAAAGTTGTGCTTTAA